The following are encoded together in the Ovis aries strain OAR_USU_Benz2616 breed Rambouillet chromosome X, ARS-UI_Ramb_v3.0, whole genome shotgun sequence genome:
- the LOC101102464 gene encoding melanoma-associated antigen B2-like, whose protein sequence is MPRGQKSKHRAHEKHRQAQAETQGLHDQATTSGEEETTSSSPPDSESSPSTLSAAGISKGPQGAQGTTSAAAGAIRKRSGVRRAARSRSVVGVGAEGQVQEGENSSQASAAAESSHTDLLTWKAEMLVQYMLCKYKARELIKRSEMLKAVTRRYREQFPEILSRASEHMEMVFGLVLKEVRPNSHCYTLVSNLDLSDSESMRGDWGLLKNGLLMPLLGVIYLNGHRASEEEIWKFLNILGIYDGRRHFIFGDTRKLITEDLVREGYLEYRQVPGSDPPRYEFLWGPKALSETSKTKVLQILAKVKDLVPDALLPHYEEAWREEVESSRTRAVAGTSPSALASVGPSASASVGPSASASAGPSALARPGPSAASSAGTSSSARADTYARARPGPSASASVSPSALASAHSRSTSSCSSRPSVV, encoded by the exons ATGCCTCGTGGGCAGAAGAGTAAGCACCGTGCTCATGAGAAACATCGCCAGGCTCAGGCTGAGACCCAGGGTCTTCATGATCAGGCTACCACATCTGGGGAAGAAgagaccacctcctcttcccctcctgatTCAGAGAGCAGTCCCTCAACCTTGTCTGCTGCTGGCATCTCCAAGGGGCCTCAAGGAGCCCAAGGCACCACCAGCGCTGCTGCAGGTGCTATACGCAAAAGATCTGGTGTCAGGCGCGCAGCACGCTCGAGATCTGTTGTTGGTGTTGGTGCCGAGGGCCAAGTTCAGGAAGGGGAAAATTCTTCCCAGGCCTCAGCTGCTGCTGAGAGCTCTCATACAGATCTTCTGACCTGGAAGGCAGAGATGTTGGTGCAGTACATGCTGTGTAAGTATAAGGCGAGGGAGCTCATTAAGAGGTCAGAAATGCTGAAGGCAGTCACTAGAAGGTACAGGGAGCAATTCCCTGAGATCCTTAGCAGGGCCTCTGAACACATGGAGATGGTGTTTGGCCTGGTGCTGAAGGAAGTCAGGCCCAACAGTCACTGCTATACCCTGGTGAGCAACCTAGATCTCAGTGACAGTGAGTCTATGAGAGGTGACTGGGGGCTGCTGAAGAATGGTCTTCTGATGCCTCTGCTGGGTGTCATCTACCTAAATGGCCACCGTGCCTCTGAGGAGGAGATCTGGAAGTTCCTGAATATTCTGGGCATCTATGATGGAAGAAGGCACTTCATCTTTGGAGACACCAGAAAGCTCATCACAGAAGATCTGGTGCGGGAAGGGTACCTGGAGTACCGCCAGGTGCCCGGCAGCGATCCCCCTCGCTATGAGTTCCTGTGGGGTCCTAAAGCGCTCTCAGAAACCAGCAAGACAAAAGTCCTGCAGATTTTGGCCAAGGTCAAGGATTTGGTCCCCGACGCCTTACTGCCGCATTATGAGGAGGCTTGGAGAGAGGAGGTAGAGAGCTCCAGAACCAGAGCTGTAGCCGGGACCAGCCCTTCTGCCTTGGCCAGTGTTGGCCCTTCTGCCTCGGCCAGTGTTGGCCCTTCTGCCTCAGCCAGTGCTGG CCCTTCTGCCTTGGCCAGACCTGGCCCTTCTGCTGCATCCAGTGCTGGTACTTCATCCTCGGCCAGGGCTGACACGTAtgccagggccaggcctggcccttCTGCCTCAGCCAGTGTTAGCCCTTCTGCTTTGGCCAGTGCCCACTCCAGGTCCACATCCAGCTGCTCATCTCGCCCTAGTGTGGTCTGA
- the LOC101102215 gene encoding melanoma-associated antigen B1-like, whose amino-acid sequence MPRGQKSKRRAREKRRQARMETKDLGDAQAAASPASTSGSVPPGPPTADAGQKPQGAEATTSPVAEASPPRSKARGRRQVKEHKNSSQASTSAKTAPPDPLTKKAAVLIHFLLEKFKMKEPIRRIDMLKLFHKRYKTRFPEILRRAAECMELAFGLELKEVKPNGYSYTLVSKIGLVSDEVLSSSCELPKNGLLMPLLSVIYLNGNRASEADVWEFLNVLGIYDGKQHVIFGDPRKLITEEWVQQNYLVYRQIPDSDPLSYEFLWGSRAYTETSKMKVLEFLAKINSTIPSAFPFHYAEALREEEKRSRGRSLVRSRAVARATACSKFPPRDPSSAQ is encoded by the coding sequence ATGCCTCGGGGGCAGAAGAGCAAGCGCCGTGCGCGTGAGAAACGCCGCCAGGCACGCATGGAGACCAAGGATCTCGGGGATGCTCAGGCTGCTGCCTCCCCCGCCTCTACTTCTGGGAGTGTGCCCCCGGGCCCCCCCACTGCTGATGCAGGCCAGAAGCCTCAGGGAGCTGAAGCCACTACCTCTCCTGTTGCAGAGGCTTCACCCCCAAGATCTAAAGCACGTGGCAGGCGCCAAGTTAAGGAACATAAAAATTCTTCCCAGGCCTCAACCTCTGCTAAGACCGCTCCTCCAGATCCTCTGACCAAGAAGGCAGCGGTGTTGATACATTTCCTGCTTGAGAAGTTTAAAATGAAAGAGCCCATTAGGAGGATAGATATGCTGAAGCTTTTTCACAAAAGGTACAAGACACGCTTCCCCGAGATCCTCAGGAGAGCAGCTGAGTGCATGGAGCTGGCCTTTGGCCTTGAATTGAAGGAAGTCAAGCCAAATGGTTACTCCTATACCCTGGTCAGCAAGATAGGCCTTGTTAGTGATGAGGTGCTGAGCAGCAGCTGTGAGCTGCCGAAGAATGGGCTTTTGATGCCTCTGCTGAGTGTGATCTACCTGAATGGCAACCGCGCCTCTGAGGCTGATGTCTGGGAGTTCCTGAATGTTCTGGGCATCTATGATGGAAAGCAGCATGTAATCTTTGGGGATCCCAGGAAGCTCATCACGGAAGAGTGGGTGCAGCAGAATTACCTGGTGTATCGTCAGATTCCCGACAGTGATCCCCTGAGCTATGAGTTCTTGTGGGGCTCAAGAGCCTACACTGAAACCAGCAAGATGAAGGTGCTGGAGTTTTTGGCCAAGATCAATAGTACCATCCCCAGTGCTTTCCCATTTCATTATGCGGAAGCTttgagagaagaggaaaagagatcCCGAGGCAGATCTCTAGTTAGATCTCGTGCTGTTGCCAGGGCCACTGCCTGCTCCAAGTTCCCACCCAGAGATCCGTCCAGTGCCCAGTGA